One Plasmodium berghei ANKA genome assembly, chromosome: 13 genomic region harbors:
- a CDS encoding nucleoside-diphosphatase, putative produces MKNEAIKKFNRLIFVVIIYSLLIYMIIIAKCEHNVLTKYEEKEFDEKTKYKSIIIDAGSTGTRVYIYDYITSHDNKDIKIYIPSINYRTTPGLVYLLNNYFFNNEKEPFYNYFKKIQNFIYENVKKEERSSTVILIRASGGFRLLSINQSKKYINFVKNYFFENFNDFLLIDQLLIKILSGKEEAILSYVSIYSLLERLSPNPIIFINNNEEIKNRGKSTHKNIDNDNKNDDDHIIGVLESGGATAQIIIKIPESKMNDDILNLMNYKHKENNKDDVIEENYKNKNIVKIKLFDKNMYLYCKSYLSLGRQNAMKTYLHYVVHEHYEKKNILNKQNKINKNETTNDDNNNQTKFIMVPCFPKEFKFLINNLYKTSIDEELEEYDEQNKRELKTDEYIGIGTGDLHLCRKQLQIILNYSKIDTLPFKMKKFIKLYGIENFHHFAIDILNIPETYNPIPLDTSMYLKKAEELCPLTIDEIRKVVHPDANIEKAQTSCFGLIFLYEFMRHVLKIDKSILFYSTNYVKKNNITWTIAVLLINIPKHLNLIKKTKQNYDYDEL; encoded by the exons atgaaaaaacaaaatataaatctaTAATTATTGATGCTGGGTCTACTGGCACAAGggtttatatttatgattaTATTACTTCACATgataataaagatataaaaatatatataccttCTATAAATTATAGAACTACACCTGGATTAGTATATTTACTaaataactatttttttaataatgaaaaagagcctttttataattattttaaaaaaatacaaaattttatttatgaaaatgttaaaaaagaagaacGATCAAGTACAGTTATCTTAATCAGAGCATCAGGAGGCTTTAGATTACTAAGTATAAATCAatcgaaaaaatatataaattttgttaagaattatttttttgaaaattttaatgattttttattaattgatcaattattaattaaaatattaagtGGAAAAGAAGAAgctattttatcatatgtGTCTATTTATTCCCTTTTAGAAAGATTATCACCAAATcccattatatttataaataataatgaggaaataaaaaatagagGAAAATCAACACACAAGAATAttgataatgataataaaaatgatgatgaCCATATAATCGGGGTTCTTGAAAGTGGTGGGGCAACTGCTCaaattatcataaaaattcCAGAATCTAAAATGAATGAcgatatattaaatttaatgaattataaacataaagaaaataataaagacgATGTTattgaagaaaattataaaaataaaaatattgtaaaaataaaattatttgataaaaatatgtatttatattgtaaAAGCTATTTATCATTAGGTCGACAAAATGCCATGAAAACATATTTACATTATGTCGTACATGAacattatgaaaaaaaaaatatcctaaataaacaaaataaaataaataaaaatgaaacaactaatgatgataataataatcaaaCTAAATTTATAATGGTCCCTTGTTTTCCAAAagaatttaaatttttaataaataatttatataaaacttCAATTGATGAAGAATTAGAAGAATAtgatgaacaaaataaacgAGAATTAAAAACTGATGAATATATAGGTATAGGTACAGGGGATTTACATTTATGTAGAAAACAattacaaattattttaaactATTCAAAAATTGATACTTTACCattcaaaatgaaaaaatttattaagtTATATGGAATTGAAAACTTTCACCATTTTGCAATT gACATATTAAACATCCCAGAAACATATAATCCTATTCCTCTGGATACAAGTATGTACTTAAAAAAGGCAGAGGAGCTTTGTCCTCTTACTATAGATGAAATTAGAAAAGTTGTACATCCTGATgcaaatatagaaaaagcTCAAACATCATGTTTTGG gctaatatttttatatgaatttatGAGGCATGTATTGAAAATTGATAAATCCATACTATTTTACTCAACGAATTAT gtaaaaaaaaataacattacTTGGACAATTGCAGTTTTACTCATAAATATCCCCAagcatttaaatttaattaaaaaaacaaagcAAAATTATGATTATGATGAGCTTTAA
- a CDS encoding palmitoyltransferase DHHC5: protein MNVSYIHSNGFIYNNEILFHLIKQNNEKIYYILEKNKNLINSKDENGNSLLHWAVFLNNVYLVYYLLENNADPNIKSNNNQTPVFWAVSSNNIFMIYLLKKYKCNLYEVDNKGYNCLTISIQYNYLLPFLYLINLELPITCKDFNNCSIIDWASYNNNIFFLRLFSIFVNNLYLINFEKPGSILQKAIIGNAFESVVYLITNRHQNIYDISTDDNKNIIEFIEEYKDKIDPRIYKFIKSKKIGEWCKHNRKTNFDALYEHNGYIGPYLIRKKKNLSIIQNILLKYSQNKALIIYPLLVVLAYTYLNIVYYFYARMHTKHKNLFLDLFHPLLFVIYYFVVSSNPGFLDDSKLGIFSENNGNSSKEKLKIENIKEKEVKQNKIYLKDGKDIKNVKNEHNMMNIEQENTANQNLTFQYIIKNIEEEIKTYEMKYKLNEFSKGIKSKNIFELKNNLNIKWEINKFEISTFNINMLCPTCFLFKNTRTKHCAFCDKCIDIFDHHCIFTLNCMGIDNARIFLSWILSNILFSIYNLYFYLLFIIKIKFNYHNIYFYIYLSVLIISLLFIYFMGSVFLRSIFNILENITLNEKIKLYSSKKFLTYELKIGKNNEPVVVRKFKNPFDRGIYKNVLNFLTKSKNKLTQNQKKFIEIDENIKSDKVRQFVEGLNKKLGQFYEKHD from the exons atgaatgtGTCATATATCCATTCAAACGGtttcatttataataacgaaatattatttcatttaataaaacaaaataatgaaaaaatttattatattttagaaaaaaataaaaatttaattaattcgaaagatgaaaatg GAAATAGTCTACTTCATTGGGCGGTTTTTCTGAACAACGTATATTTGGTCTACTATTTATTAGAAAACA ATGCCGAtccaaatataaaatcCAACAATAATCAAACCCCAGTTTTTTGGGCAGTTAGCTcaaataacatttttatgatttatttattgaaaaaatataaatgcaaTTTATATGAAGTAGATAATAAGGGATATAACTGCTTAACAATAAGCATACAGTATAATTATCTTTTAccctttttatatttaataaatttagaaTTACCAATAACATGTAAAGATTTTAATAACTGTTCTATTATTGATTGGGCTTCATATAAcaataacatattttttctccgtcttttttcaatattcgTGAATAATTTATACTTAATTAATTTCGAGAAACCTGGTTCTATACTACAAAAAGCAATAATTGGAAATGCATTCGAATCAGTTGTTTATTTAATCACAAACCGCcatcaaaatatttatgatatatCAACGGATGAcaat AAAAACATCATTGAATTTATCGAAGAATATAAGGATAAAATAGATCCACGAAtctataaatttattaagtctaaaaaaatagggGAATGGTGCAAACACAACAGAAAAACAAACTTTGATGCTTTATATGAGCATAATGGATATATAGGCCCTTACttaattagaaaaaaaaaaaat TTATCAATTATTCAGAATATCCTGTTAAAATACAGCCAAAATAAAGCTCTCATAATATATCCTCTTCTCGTAGTTTTGGCATATACTTATCTCAATATCGTTTACTACTTTTAC GCACGTATGCATACGAAACATaagaatttatttttagattTATTTCATCCCTTATTATTTGTCATTTACTATTTTGTCGTTTCAAGTAATCCCGGATTTTTAGATGATTCAAAGCTTGGGATATTCAGTGaaaataatggaaatagttcaaaagaaaaattaaaaatagaaaatataaaagaaaaggaagtaaaacaaaacaaaatatatttaaaggATGGTAAAGacattaaaaatgtaaagaATGAACATAATATGATGAATATAGAACAAGAAAATACGGCTAACCAAAATCTAACAtttcaatatattataaaaaatattgaagaagaaataaaaacatatgaaatgaaatataaattaaatgaattcAGTAAAGGCATTAAAtcgaaaaatatttttgaattaaaaaacaatcttaatataaaatgggaaataaataaatttgaaatatcaacatttaatattaatatgttaTGCCCAACTTGTttcctttttaaaaatacaagaACAAAACATTGTGCCTTTTGTGATAAATGCattgatatatttgatCATCATTGCATATTTACATTAAATTGTATGGGAATAGACAATGCAAGAATATTTCTTAGCTGGATActatcaaatattttattttcgatatataatttatatttttatttattatttattataaaaataaaatttaattatcataatatatatttctatatatacctatctgttttaataatttcactattatttatatattttatgggAAGCGTTTTTCTAAGATCtatttttaacatattagaaaatatcacattaaatgaaaaaattaaattatattcctcgaaaaaatttttgacttacgaattaaaaattggaaaaaataatgagcCCGTTGTTGTacgaaaatttaaaaatccATTTGATCGTGGTATCTATAAGAatgtattaaattttttgacaaaatcaaaaaataaattaactCAAAACCAAAAGAAATTTATTGAgattgatgaaaatataaaaagcgATAAAGTAAGACAATTTGTAGAAGGGTTAAATAAAAAGCTGGGTCAATTTTATGAGAAACAtgattaa